The following proteins come from a genomic window of Azoarcus sp. PA01:
- a CDS encoding sulfatase-like hydrolase/transferase, whose protein sequence is MRLHPLLKPLAYLAGCLLYAVPNWLTDEFGSVSIDQVLYHLNLGTEGLLSSDPELLVRFVWRGVALPVALALVLWALDTYVRYLRAHREAVPMRVIGPAIEAARRGGAHLGELLRRTFRRALPHALPLVVFGAGAAFFIDSFSLASYVRTYFGEDYFSGSYVDPRHVSLRQEKPKNLVLIYVESLENTYSDPALFGHDLLHRLNAYKSRAISFDDYRQMPGAHFTIAGIVATQCGLPLKSVALFGGNTQGEQIDRFLPRAHCLGDILADAGYTNVFLNGSSLVFGGVGNFFRDHHYAKVLGREEWVGLGEKPETMSGWGLHDDDLFRRAREELGVLMKAKRPFNLTVLTIDTHHPYGHLSSRCAREGRSDFDGIVECTAGQVADFIEHIAAKGWMDRVAIVVQGDHLAMGNTSYDKLVRNPHRTIFNLLIGGDGKLVKNTDQVTHFDMLPTMLDFIGLRVEGQRAGLGYSAIGPAAVPRPADRLARMEAQLMNYSAAYRELWELPAAPDGTPMQLVAPDQAPASPLADRRRLVRVN, encoded by the coding sequence ATGCGTCTGCACCCACTCTTGAAGCCCCTCGCCTATCTCGCAGGCTGTCTCCTCTACGCCGTCCCCAACTGGCTGACCGACGAGTTCGGCTCGGTCAGCATCGACCAGGTGCTCTATCACCTGAATCTCGGCACCGAAGGCCTGCTGTCGAGCGACCCGGAACTGCTCGTGCGCTTCGTGTGGCGCGGCGTTGCGCTGCCGGTCGCCCTCGCGCTCGTGCTGTGGGCCCTCGACACGTACGTCCGCTACCTGCGCGCCCATCGCGAAGCCGTGCCGATGCGGGTGATCGGCCCGGCGATCGAGGCGGCGCGCAGGGGCGGCGCGCACCTCGGCGAACTGCTCAGAAGGACGTTCCGGCGCGCGCTGCCGCACGCGCTGCCGCTGGTCGTGTTCGGGGCGGGGGCGGCGTTCTTCATCGACAGCTTCTCGCTCGCGAGCTACGTGCGCACCTATTTCGGCGAGGATTATTTTTCCGGATCCTATGTCGACCCGCGCCACGTCAGCTTGCGCCAGGAGAAGCCGAAAAATCTCGTCCTGATCTACGTCGAAAGCCTCGAAAACACTTACTCGGACCCGGCGCTGTTCGGGCACGACCTGCTCCACCGTCTCAACGCCTACAAGTCGCGGGCGATCTCGTTCGACGACTATCGCCAGATGCCCGGCGCCCATTTCACGATCGCGGGAATCGTCGCGACGCAGTGCGGGCTGCCGCTGAAATCGGTCGCGCTGTTCGGCGGCAACACGCAGGGCGAGCAGATCGACCGGTTCCTGCCGCGGGCGCATTGCCTCGGCGACATCCTCGCTGATGCCGGCTACACGAACGTGTTCCTGAACGGCTCGAGCCTCGTGTTCGGCGGAGTCGGCAACTTCTTCCGCGATCACCATTACGCGAAAGTGCTCGGCCGCGAAGAGTGGGTCGGCCTCGGCGAAAAACCCGAGACGATGAGCGGCTGGGGGCTGCACGACGACGACCTGTTCCGCCGCGCGCGCGAGGAACTCGGCGTGCTGATGAAAGCGAAACGGCCGTTCAACCTGACGGTGCTGACGATCGACACCCACCACCCCTACGGGCATCTGTCGTCGCGCTGCGCGCGCGAAGGGCGGAGCGACTTCGACGGGATTGTCGAATGCACCGCCGGCCAGGTTGCCGACTTCATCGAGCATATCGCCGCGAAGGGCTGGATGGATCGTGTCGCGATCGTCGTGCAGGGCGACCACCTCGCGATGGGCAACACGTCGTACGACAAGCTGGTCCGCAATCCGCACCGCACGATCTTCAACCTGCTGATCGGCGGCGACGGGAAGCTCGTGAAGAATACCGACCAGGTCACGCATTTCGACATGCTGCCGACGATGCTCGACTTCATCGGGCTGCGCGTCGAAGGGCAGCGCGCCGGACTCGGCTACTCGGCGATCGGGCCGGCCGCCGTACCCCGTCCGGCCGATCGCCTCGCGCGTATGGAAGCGCAGCTGATGAACTACAGCGCGGCCTATCGCGAACTTTGGGAACTCCCTGCGGCGCCCGACGGCACCCCGATGCAGCTTGTCGCGCCCGATCAGGCGCCGGCATCGCCGCT